The Halichoerus grypus chromosome 9, mHalGry1.hap1.1, whole genome shotgun sequence genomic sequence ATCCGAAAGTGCCTTCCTtccactattttaaataaaatccagttaTGACTGGATTCTTGATTATATTGCTTACTGAAAATTAAAGGGGACGGAGTAAAATGGAGGCATTAGCATTATTTGAAATTCTAGCTATGCTCTCTGCAAGGACTTTCAAAAGAGCTTGAGAACCACTCAGCTTTTTATAACAAGGGTTGGCCAGGTTTACCTTGGGGAACACAGGGTAAATGAGCTCGGCTTTGAGCGCAACGGTCCCTAACAGTGCACTCAGGGGGGTGACTCCAGCCCCCGGAGGTCTCGGCACTCCTGGACAACCGTAGGCACATTGTACTTTCCCATCTGAAACGGATCCTCTGTACCCCAAGCTCATCTGATCGTGGTCAGGTGCTCTGGAAGCGGATTGGGAAGAGGGTTACAGGTCTTTAGAAGACTTCGTGGGTGGCCCTTAGAAGGGCCTTTTGTGTGAGAGGCGTTGCGACTTAGACGGATCTTAGCCCCCGAAGCCGTAGAGGGTGCGGCCCTGGCGCTTGAGCGCGTAGACCACGTCCATGGCCGTGACCGTCTTGCGCTTGGCGTGCTCCGTGTAGGTGACGGCGTCCCGGATCACGTTCTCCAGGAACACCTTGAGCACCCCGCGGGTCTCCTCGTAGATGAGGCCGGAGATGCGCTTGACGCCGCCGCGCCGGGCCAGCCGCCGGATGGCGGGCTTGGTGATGCCCTGGATGTTGTCGCGCAGCACCTTGCGGTGGCGCTTGGCGCCGCCCTTGCCCAGGCCCTTCCCGCCCTTGCCGCGGCCGGACATGACTGCGAGACAGACACAAGCCGGGGCCCCCGAGGTAGCAACTGATATAGTGCTGTGTCGGACCTGTTT encodes the following:
- the H4C13 gene encoding histone H4, which translates into the protein MSGRGKGGKGLGKGGAKRHRKVLRDNIQGITKPAIRRLARRGGVKRISGLIYEETRGVLKVFLENVIRDAVTYTEHAKRKTVTAMDVVYALKRQGRTLYGFGG